ATCTCGACCCAGGCGCGCGTCATGTCCCGTATCATTGAGCTATCATTTGCAGGGCGGGTAGTATATCGGACGCACGGAGGCGAGGCAAGTGAAACAGCCACTTGAAGATACGCTTGCATTGATGAGAGATCTGCGCAAGCGCTGCGAATGGGACGCGGCGCAGACGCACGAATCGCTGCGCCCCTATCTGATCGAGGAGGCGCACGAGGTGGACGACGCGATCCGCCTGGGGGACGATGGGCAGCTGAAGGAGGAGTTGGGCGACCTGCTGTTCCAGGTGCTGTTCCACTCCGTGGTGGCCGAGGAGCGGGGCGCGTTCACCATCGACGACGTGGCGGGGACGTTCATCGCGAAGATGAAGGCGCGGCATCCGCATCTGTACGGCGACGGGGTGCGGGAGCCGTGGGAAGCGCAGAAGGCAAAGAAGCGGGAGCGCATCGCCGACGGCTTGCCGTCGGGGCTGCCCAGCCTGCACCGCGCGTTCCGGCTGCAGGAGCGCGCCGCGGGGGTGGGGTTCGACTGGCCCGACGTGGCGGGCCCGCTGGAGAAGGTGGAGGAGGAACTGGGCGAGGTGCGGGCCGAGCTGGCGGCGATGCCCGAGCGGCCGGAGCACGGGCCGCTATATGATAACGCTCATGGACTACTGGAAGCCGAGATGGGCGATCTGCTGTTCGCGGTGGTGAACGTGTGCCGCAAGGCGGGGGTGCATCCGGCGCTGGCGCTGGACAGGGCCAACGCGAAGTTCACGCGACGATTCGAGAAGATCGAGGAGAAGGCGAAGGCGCGGGGGGTGGACGTGCGGACCGCCGGCCTGGAGACGTTGGATGGGTTATGGGATGAAGCGAAGGCGGAAGGGCTGTAGAGGGGACGGTAGGGCGGTAGGACGGTAGAGGGGTAGGACCGACCTCTCCCGTCTCCCGCCGTCACGGCCGCAGCCGGTACATCATCCTCGGAAAGGCGATCACTTCCCGGATGTGCTGCAGCCCGCAGATCCACGCCACCGTCCGCTCGAGCCCGAGCCCGAACCCGGCGTGCGTGAAGGTCCCGTACTTGCGCAGTTCCAGATACCACCCGTACGCGTCCATCGGCAGCCCTTCGTCGGTGATCCGCTGCACCAGACGATCGTAGTCGTCCTCGCGCTGCGACCCGCCGATGATCTCCCCGTACCCCTCGGGCGCCAGACAGTCGTCGCACAACACGGTGCGCGGATCGTCCGGGTTCTCCTTCATATAGAAGGCCTTGGCCTCCTTGGGATAGTTGATCACGAACACGGGCGTCGCGTAGTCCTCCACCAGCAGCGCCTCGTCCTCGGCGCCCAGATCGTCGCCCCACTTCACGGTGCTGCCCTTCTTCTGCAGCGTGGCCACGGCGTCGGTGTAGTTGATGCGCGGAAAGGGCGCCTTCACGGCTTCCAGCTTGCTCACGTCGCGCTCCAGCTCCTTCAACTCCGCCTGCCGCCGCTCCAGCACCCGCTGCACCAGGTACGACACGAAGTCCTCCTGCAACTTCATGTTGTCCTCCGAATCGTTCCACGCCACCTCGGGCTCGATCATCCAGAACTCGGTCAGGTGCCGCCGCGTCTTGGACTTCTCGGCGCGGAAGGTGGGGCCGAACGTATATATCTTTCCATATGCCGCGGCCGCCGCCTCGCCGTACAGCTGGCCGGTCTGCGCCAGATACGCCGTGCCCTCCTCGAAGTACTCGGTGGAAAACAGCCCGCTGCGCTCGCCGATGGCCGCCGTGAGGATGGGCGTGTCCACGCGCAGGAACCCGCGCGCGTAGAAGAAGTCGTGGATGGCCTGCTCGAGCTCGTTGCGCACGCTGGCGATGGCCCGCTGGCGCGGACTGCGCAGCCAGAGATGCCGGTTGTCGAGCAGGAAGTCGATCCCGTGCTCCTTGGGCTGGATGGGATAGTCGGTGGGACTGGTGCCGATGATCTCCAGACCGGTCACGCCCAGCTCGTAGCCGCCCGGCGAGCGCGGCTCGGCGCGCACCTCGCCGGTCACGGCCACCGAGGTCTCCAGCGTCAGCTCGGCAAACCGCTCCCATACCTCGGGGGCCACCTGGCTCTTCACGAACACCGCCTGCGCCGTTCCGGTGCCATCCCGGATCACGGCGAACGCGATCTTGCCCGAGGAACGAACGTGGGTCACCCAACCGCGGACGGTGACGGATTGGCCAACATGGCCGGCGAGTTCAGCGATGCGTGGGGTCATGGGGGAGAACGCTATCGCGCCCCCGAAAAGAAATGAACCCCCGCGGCGCGGGTCCGCCCACTGGTCCCGCCAATGGAAATGCGCGAGCTTGCAGGCAGTGTGGACCCCCACGCCGGAGACTCCGTGAAGAAGCATCGCACCCAGATCCCCGATTTCTCGCGCAAACAGCCGTCGCACCCTGAAGCCGACACGCTGAAGGCGCCGCCGTCGGCGCCCGTGCACCGGCCCGCTCCGATCGTCAAGCCCAAGACGACGTCGGCCAAGTCCGGGCGACGCGGCCAGTAGCCGCCGACACCCGTGACCCACGCCGACCCGCTGGCGGGCGCGATCTCGGCGTCTACCGGATCTCGCCCACGCGACAACGAACTCGATCTGTTCGGCCTCACGCATCCGGGGC
This window of the Gemmatimonadaceae bacterium genome carries:
- the mazG gene encoding nucleoside triphosphate pyrophosphohydrolase is translated as MKQPLEDTLALMRDLRKRCEWDAAQTHESLRPYLIEEAHEVDDAIRLGDDGQLKEELGDLLFQVLFHSVVAEERGAFTIDDVAGTFIAKMKARHPHLYGDGVREPWEAQKAKKRERIADGLPSGLPSLHRAFRLQERAAGVGFDWPDVAGPLEKVEEELGEVRAELAAMPERPEHGPLYDNAHGLLEAEMGDLLFAVVNVCRKAGVHPALALDRANAKFTRRFEKIEEKAKARGVDVRTAGLETLDGLWDEAKAEGL
- the asnS gene encoding asparagine--tRNA ligase — its product is MTPRIAELAGHVGQSVTVRGWVTHVRSSGKIAFAVIRDGTGTAQAVFVKSQVAPEVWERFAELTLETSVAVTGEVRAEPRSPGGYELGVTGLEIIGTSPTDYPIQPKEHGIDFLLDNRHLWLRSPRQRAIASVRNELEQAIHDFFYARGFLRVDTPILTAAIGERSGLFSTEYFEEGTAYLAQTGQLYGEAAAAAYGKIYTFGPTFRAEKSKTRRHLTEFWMIEPEVAWNDSEDNMKLQEDFVSYLVQRVLERRQAELKELERDVSKLEAVKAPFPRINYTDAVATLQKKGSTVKWGDDLGAEDEALLVEDYATPVFVINYPKEAKAFYMKENPDDPRTVLCDDCLAPEGYGEIIGGSQREDDYDRLVQRITDEGLPMDAYGWYLELRKYGTFTHAGFGLGLERTVAWICGLQHIREVIAFPRMMYRLRP